The Malus domestica chromosome 08, GDT2T_hap1 genomic interval tcttgcaATGCATTCACAATCATTTCCGCTGCAAACTCTAGTCTTCTTTTAGGCTATCTGTTATCCATGTGAGTAATAACAGTAGTGCACTTCCTATGACTCACAGACTTTTCCTTGATAAAACAGTACCCTCATGATTAGACCATGTCTATGAGATTTGATAAAAGAAAGGTGCAATAGCGGTTAACACGTTGTAATTGGATAAGTTATTAGGAATATGACCGATGCGTTTAGGCAAGCGGCAGTGAGGGGAAATGGTAGTAAGCAATCTTTAAGAGATAGGGGGATGGGAGCAAATTATGCATTGGTTGTTTCAGAATAGGTTTCAACCAATTAAACTATAAGCCCTTGTGGATCTCTACATGCAATTCGCCCATTTCGGGAAGAACGGACGGAAGGAAAGAAGAGGCATTTGCTCTATATGCTTTTTCCTCTTCCCAAGAATGAACAAttggataaaaaaaatggattttCTTAGTTTATAGATATAATTATATATCTATTGGGCAGGGGGTTACCTGCCATTGGTAATGGCATAACCAGAAGAGGGGTAGGGGACAAGGTTACAAGCTGGGTAACGCAGCGCATTTGTTTTGGGTACAGAGGCGACAATGGGTGCTAACCCGGCCACCCAACCCAGCGTGTTAGGGGTGGGCCGGCCATAGGTTCGAATCCTGCCACCTTTCTTGTGGATCATCCTGTGGTTACCGGTTGATGGGAATAACAAAACAGAAATTTTGAAATGAGTATGAAATGTCAATATTGACCAAACTATTTACCCTAGGTTAAACTCACTTTCTTGCTTTCACTAAGCCTTCATAAAGGAAGTTTCCTAGATGACTGAATCATGCCTTTCTCCTTGGATCCCAAAGTTGAATGTCTTTCGATGATCCTTCTCTAGGTAAAGGGTGGAAAGTGAAGAGAATCGTGGTGAAGGATAAAGAGAGAGCTTCGTCTATTATTGAATAACGGATTGATGGAGCTCTTGGCATTGCTTTGTTTTTCTCTCCTTTCCTAATAGCGAGTTCTGCTTTAGCGCTCAAAATCTTGGGTATGATTCTTACTTGCTAGCCCTGCCCTTGGCTTTTTTGCTAATAGGGCATTCTATGCCATCTTCATTCCCTTCCTTGCTTCGAGGAGCAGGTCAAATAGTCGAAGAAGGGTATAGGATATTTCATATTCTCGGAATTAGGCATCCCCCCTTGTCTTGATTCTCCTCTTGTCCATCTGAATCTTGAACTAAGACGAATGCGCTTTTTCAAGCTTTTTCCAACCCCTCAAATCACTACCTTTCTTGCAATGGAGTTTGAATTCCCGCTCCATTTAGTAGAGTACTCTAGAATATCGTATTGTAACATCATTGATGgggaaaggaaagaaatttaCATAGTTGAACATCATTGCTAGTCCTCATTATTCCATTTTTGCCTTTCTGTGGGGACACATGAGATGCTATTGTGACGTTATGATATCTTGAGCCAATTACGCATGTGCTTAATAATTCTCCCATAGTGttgtaatgaaaaataaaacacattttaagCATTTGTTTTGGGCACCAAAAAGCTCAAGACCGACCATACATGGCTCTGACATACTGCCACAATTTTTCAGGGTCAAGAAATTTCTAATTcccaaaaagagaaaagaaaagacaatTATTAAGACAAAAATAGtttcaagaaataaaaaaggaaatcaAAAGCCAGCTTCTGCCAACTGccattcaaaataaaaaggcGCACCTTTTTTCCAGTTCAAAAATCAAACTCCCGTGTTATTAATATTATTACCAAAAGCATTTatgaaaaaaagtaaaatttaaaaaaaaaaagtgcgtTGCCAGCTGCCGCTTCCACACCATCCAATTGGGAAACAAGGCCGGTACCAATCCAACGGCCCACATCTCCCCTCCCCCCAACGCAATTATCGCTCCACTACCCCCCAAAAATAACACCCCCCTTTCCCCTTTCCCCTCGAACCTCAAACCTCTCTCCTCTACTTCTTCGCCCTACCAAAAATCACACTATCCTTCTGAGATCTCCAGATCCGATCCCTCCATCGACCAACAATGGCGGCAACCACCCCCTCCCCCCGCGAAGAGAACGTCTACATGGCCAAACTCGCCGAGCAAGCCGAGCGCTACGAGGAGATGGTCGAGTTCGTCGAGAAAGTCTCCGCCTCCGCCGATAAAGAGGAGCTCACCGTCGAGGAGCGCAACCTCCTCTCCGTTGCCTACAAGAACGTCATCGGTGCCCGCCGTGCCTCCTGGCGCATCATCTCCTCCATCGAGCAGAAGGAGGAGAGCCGCGGCAACGACGACCACGTTGCCACGATCCGTGACTACCGATCCAAGATCGAGACCGAGCTCTCCAACATCTGCGACGGCATTCTCAAGCTCCTCGACTCCAGGCTCATCCCCTCCGCTGTCGCCGGCGATTCCAAGGTCTTTTATCTCAAAATGAAGGGCGATTACCACCGTTATCTTGCCGAGTTCAAGACCGGCGCCGAGCGCAAGGAGGCCGCCGAGAGCACCCTCTCCGCCTACAAGGCCGCTCAGGTATCACATTGGCTTAAAGTTTccttatttatttgatttaggGTTTCATTTGCGAATCCAATTAAACTCACTATATGTCAATCTTCTGCATCATCTTGTCGTAAAATTATACTTATGGTTAGTTCAGATGGAACAAATAGCTCAAAGTTTCGTGCAGATTAATCTAATTTCTTTTGGTAAATGCCAAATTGTGTAATAATCTCAACtgatcattttgtatgcaatcACTTGAATGGATTGGATTGGTAGACATTGTGGTTAATTACGACGGAACAAATAGATTGCGAATTGTGTTCAGATTTTCCTCATTTTTTAAATTCAGTGCAGAAAATTAAGGATTGGATTATTATACCGTTGATTATGAATCAATTTATTGCTCGATTGTAAATGGATTCTGTGTTTCATGTGTTTCAGGACATTGCCAATGCCGAACTGGCACCAACACACCCAATCCGCCTGGGGTTGGCTCTCAACTTCTCTGTGTTTTACTATGAGATTCTGAACTCTCCCGACCGCGCCTGCAATCTCGCCAAACAGGTGAATGGCTTTGATATTTTATTGATTGTACCACCGTGTCAGATAAGCATAAAATTTAGGAACTTATAACATTGTTTAACTTTGAATTTGATCTGTGACTTCCGCCAGGCTTTTGATGAGGCGATCGCAGAGTTGGACACTCTCGGAGAGGAGTCATACAAGGACAGCACTTTGATAATGCAGCTTCTCCGTGATAACCTGACCCTGTGGACCTCTGACATGCAGGTATTCATATGGATCATATTGATCCTGTCTCTTCTATCCTCCTGCTCTTCTGAGATATTACGAAGACTCATTTTGAATTGTACATGCTCTTGTTTCAGGATGATGCAGCTGACGAGGTTAAAGAAGCAGCAGCACCCAAGCCCACCGAAGAACCAAAGCAGTGAGCAACATTCATTGCTGCAAATTAGGGTTGAGCTTCTCCTCTATATGTTTTTAATAGGAGAAGGTAATCCTGGCTAATTCAAATCCTATTCCGATTCTAGGCATTCTTGTCCTTCCAATTCAATGGTTGACAAACACCggtcttttcttttcctttattttttttctcctttttaatTAGTTTGTTTTTTCAGTTCTGTGTTTTCGAATTGGGATTTGAAATATCTGTCTTGAATTTCCATCATGTTTGATTAATATCGCATATAATTTTATTCGTCATTGATGTCTTTGGGTTATGATTTGTTGTTGTTCATGGAGACTTACATGATTGTGAAGGGATTTTCCCCTTTTTCCTGTGAATGAAAATGGACTTGTTTGATTGGGACACAACACATTCATGGTACCTTTTGATACCATCCACAAATGTTAAGGTTCATATGAATTTAGGCCAAATAATGATTTTGATCCCTGTAGTTCGGGTGACGTTGCATTTTAGTCCACGTAGTTTTAAATTTTACGATTTAAGTCGTGTAGTTTACGAAGTGTAATTAGGGCATGAGTGGTTGCGTGACATATGACCCCAGCATTCTCTTGTTTGAAGGATATAAGTCGTCTTGTATGAATTTGTGGTTTAGTAAAACTACAGTAGTTACTGGCTAAAAAATGGATACATAGACTGGAGGTGAAACTTTACCTAAACTACTAGAACTGAAAGGATTTGTTATCGGTACTCTAAAAAAAGTTGGAGCTGGAGGAGTGTCGGATGAGTTTTTTTGAATTGTCAATGGTAGTTCTCGAACTAAACTAGTAGTTGTGTGCCCGGTTTCGTAGCTCCTATGTCATGAAATAGACAGTGATGCCTGTGGGCTTTGCCTTAATCCGGATCTTCTTTGGATCTTCTTTGCGAGGATCTTGGGTTTGTGAATCATGTTTGTTCACCGTAAATCGTGTAATCAATTTTTGTTAGATACTGtttgtattcaattttaaataaaataatttctgaccgttcGATGTCCGATGAACGGATACGGTTCATGGATCCTCATTCGGCTTGCCTAATAAACAATGTATTAGTTAATAGTTAATCTAATACAATCTGTTGACTTAATCATATCAGATCTTCGATATGTTTAATAATCTTATCGTCATTGATCTTATCTTATCGTCTAAAGCTCGGATTGGGACAACTTATTTAATCTTCAGTCATTCGTCACACTTTTGGGCAATGAAGAGCCATCACGACTCATTTAATATCTAGTCATGTGCACTTAATATTAAGGTGTAGTGGTATTTCTTTTTACATCGAGAtgttttagattcgattcttgttaaagatgaatttaaaccatattattgaTAGTTCATTATGAAGCTCAGTCTGATCCATTCCTtttgtgtagataatatcgtttgtttaaaaaaaaaaaaaaaaaaaaatctaatcatGCTTTTGTAAAAGGGTCTTCCTCTCTGTGGGAAGTGTAAATGAAGCCATCGTGTTTGAAGTTCAACTGTTTCTCTTATGCATTGTATGCATGTTCGAGCAATCAATCAGTTATAGTAATTTGTTATCAATTTCGTCATCTACAAGAGTTGAACCTAATACTTCCCACTTATAAGTGTCAAgtggtttttgtttgtttgttttgtcaaTTAGGGCTAATCTCTTCTTAAGTTAATCATGATTTAGAGATAGACTAGAGGAGCATGCTTGCAGACGCATCATCAAATGTGTACGTGTATCCATCTAAATATTAAATAAGGGTGGTGCTATCTACCCACATATTTTCACTTCTCACACACACCTTTTGTTAACTTTTAGCCTTTGATATTTTTGAATTCATTTGATCTGACAACCGAGGTTGAGAGAgttgtgtgagaaataaaaagaggtgtgtgaatagcacatcCTTGAATAATTGACATACtaaataatcaattttttttgtttaatagaTAATTAAATTTCTGATTTAGAGATTCGCATTAGAGCATTTCCATCCATATGATGAATTTGGATTTAGGAGTGGACTTGTGgctgttactattcacttaaaTAGTAATTGTCTCGGCTTCTCTTTACCACTATTCCCCCATTGTGAATAATAACTATCATggcagttactattcacttaAATAGTAATTGTCTCGGCTTCTCTTTACCACTTTTCCCCCATTGTGAATAATAACTATCATGGGTGGAGGTGAATGTTGGATTGGATTTGGGACCTAGCCATGGCAAAAAATCATCGATGGACTTGCTCTTACACACAGGCTAAACTCATTGGGGATGTGCCCCATGACCTATGCTCGACATTCACTTGAAGACAGGCTCATAACTCAAATAGTCAAGAACGTTCACTTGTGTGCCTTAAGCAATGTGTTTGTCACCGCCAAACATCTAAACTGTCTACTATGACTCCTTTGTCAATTTGTTTGTACAAA includes:
- the LOC103448635 gene encoding 14-3-3-like protein, which codes for MAATTPSPREENVYMAKLAEQAERYEEMVEFVEKVSASADKEELTVEERNLLSVAYKNVIGARRASWRIISSIEQKEESRGNDDHVATIRDYRSKIETELSNICDGILKLLDSRLIPSAVAGDSKVFYLKMKGDYHRYLAEFKTGAERKEAAESTLSAYKAAQDIANAELAPTHPIRLGLALNFSVFYYEILNSPDRACNLAKQAFDEAIAELDTLGEESYKDSTLIMQLLRDNLTLWTSDMQDDAADEVKEAAAPKPTEEPKQ